A stretch of Brassica rapa cultivar Chiifu-401-42 chromosome A08, CAAS_Brap_v3.01, whole genome shotgun sequence DNA encodes these proteins:
- the LOC103835168 gene encoding PI-PLC X-box domain-containing protein DDB_G0293730, which produces MGTHLSKQLERRKAISTEKKALADLQQSCGCEFPGCDYTPSDRKTWMAGVGPDKLHINKIVWPGTHDSATNKIGIRFVSRPFAQCQSLSIYNQLVAGTRVLDIRVQEDRRVCHGILKTYSVDVVLTDLKRFLSETESEIVILEIRTEFGHEDPPEFDKYLVEQLGDHLIHQDDGVFGKTVAELLPKRVICVWKPRKSPQPKRGDPLWSAGYLKDNWIDTDLPSTKFESNLKHLSQQQPAASRKFFYRVENTVTPQPDNPILCVKPVTNRIHCYAKVFIIECVKRGCADKLQIFSTDFIDKDFVDACVGLTFARAEGKA; this is translated from the coding sequence ATGGGGACTCACCTTTCGAAACAGCTCGAGCGTCGCAAAGCCATCTCCACCGAGAAAAAAGCCCTCGCCGATCTCCAGCAATCCTGCGGCTGCGAGTTTCCCGGCTGCGACTACACCCCCTCCGATCGCAAAACCTGGATGGCCGGCGTTGGACCCGACAAGCTCCACATCAACAAGATCGTCTGGCCAGGGACTCACGACTCCGCCACCAACAAGATCGGGATCCGCTTCGTCTCCCGCCCCTTCGCTCAGTGCCAGTCTCTCTCCATCTACAACCAGCTCGTCGCCGGCACTCGAGTCCTCGACATCCGCGTCCAAGAAGACCGCCGTGTGTGCCACGGTATCCTCAAAACCTACAGCGTCGACGTCGTTTTAACCGACCTCAAACGGTTTCTCTCGGAAACCGAATCAGAGATCGTCATCCTCGAGATCAGAACGGAGTTCGGACACGAGGATCCCCCGGAGTTCGATAAGTACCTCGTGGAGCAGCTCGGCGACCACCTGATCCACCAGGACGATGGCGTGTTCGGCAAGACTGTCGCCGAGCTGCTCCCAAAGAGGGTGATATGCGTTTGGAAACCGAGGAAGTCGCCTCAGCCTAAGCGCGGGGATCCGCTGTGGAGCGCGGGGTACTTGAAAGACAACTGGATCGATACCGATCTTCCTTCGACGAAATTCGAGAGCAACTTGAAGCATTTGAGCCAGCAGCAGCCGGCTGCTTCGAGGAAGTTTTTCTACAGGGTGGAGAACACTGTCACTCCGCAGCCTGATAACCCGATATTGTGTGTTAAACCGGTCACTAACCGGATTCATTGTTACGCCAAGGTGTTTATTATTGAGTGTGTGAAGAGAGGATGTGCTGACAAGCTGCAGATATTTTCGACGGATTTTATTGATAAGGATTTTGTTGATGCTTGCGTTGGCCTCACTTTTGCAAGAGCTGAGGGGAAGGCTTGA
- the LOC103835169 gene encoding thaumatin-like protein 1, translating to MDLSSLRGSSSLTLSFIVLLLASTGSYGSTFTFANRCGFTVWPGILANAGSPTLSTTGFELPKGTSRSLQAPTGWSGRFWARTGCSFDGSGSGTCKTGDCGSNQVECVGLGAAPPVTLAEFTLGTGGDVFYDVSLVDGYNLPMIVEVAGGSGQCASTGCTSDLNLQCPAELRSGDGDACKSACEAFRSPEYCCSGAYATPSTCRPSVYSEMFKAACPRSYSYAYDDATSTFTCAGGDYTVTFCPSSPSQKSTSYPTPVQDSSATSQGSDPVPGSDTGYSGQGQQQSQGQGQQQAQDQGYGYGSQGTGSQVGSGETMLQDGSWMAGLAMGDSSRLTGASLAMLLAGFTFVFPFIFS from the exons ATGGATCTTTCTTCTCTTCGCGGCTCTTCCTCTCTGACACTGAGCTTCATAGTTCTGCTCTTGGCTTCCACAG GTTCTTATGGTTCAACCTTCACATTTGCTAACCGGTGCGGCTTCACCGTCTGGCCTGGAATCCTAGCCAATGCGGGCTCTCCTACTCTCTCCACCACCGGTTTTGAGCTCCCTAAGGGCACCTCACGCTCTCTCCAAGCCCCAACCGGTTGGTCCGGTCGTTTCTGGGCTCGTACCGGTTGCAGCTTCGACGGTTCCGGCTCCGGTACCTGCAAAACCGGTGACTGCGGCTCAAACCAAGTCGAATGCGTCGGACTCGGCGCCGCGCCGCCTGTAACTCTCGCCGAGTTCACTCTAGGCACCGGCGGCGACGTCTTTTACGACGTCAGCCTCGTCGACGGTTACAACCTTCCGATGATCGTTGAAGTCGCCGGTGGATCTGGGCAGTGTGCTTCCACCGGCTGCACTTCCGACCTTAACCTTCAGTGCCCCGCTGAGCTGCGCTCCGGCGACGGTGACGCGTGTAAAAGCGCGTGCGAGGCGTTTCGGAGTCCTGAGTACTGTTGCAGCGGCGCGTACGCTACACCTTCCACTTGTAGGCCTTCGGTTTACTCGGAGATGTTCAAAGCTGCGTGTCCTCGCTCCTATAGCTACGCTTACGATGATGCTACGAGCACTTTCACTTGCGCCGGTGGTGATTATACGGTGACGTTTTGCCCTTCATCACCTAG TCAGAAATCAACAAGCTACCCCACACCGGTACAAGACTCGTCGGCGACCTCACAAGGTTCGGACCCCGTGCCCGGTTCGGATACAGGTTACTCGGGTCAGGGTCAACAACAGTCTCAAGGTCAGGGTCAACAACAGGCTCAGGATCAGGGTTATGGATACGGGTCTCAGGGTACTGGGTCGCAGGTTGGTTCGGGAGAGACGATGTTACAAGACGGATCATGGATGGCTGGTTTGGCTATGGGAGACTCTAGCAGATTAACCGGTGCTTCACTAGCAATGCTACTCGCCGGATTTACCTTTGTGTTTCCTTTTATTTTCTCGTAG
- the LOC103835171 gene encoding endo-1,4-beta-xylanase 5 produces MKHSSIIGFIFCAIYSLLAAFILVSSSNDGPFYDSTAYTECRAEPEKPLYNGGMLKGEEASGSGRDTLRSVGASYTPAYILHNLTQNTIYCFSIWVKIEAGSASTARVRAKLRSDNATLNCVGSVSAKQGCWSFLKGGFLLDSPSQLSILFFETTNDDGKTQLEVASASLQPFTQDQWKNNQDYFINTARKRAVTIHVAGENGESAEGAVVNVEQIAKDFPIGSAISKTILGNIPYQEWFVKRFDATVFENELKWYATEPHQGKLNYTFADQMMSFVRANRIIARGHNIFWEDPKYTPDWVRNLTGEDLRSAVNQRITSLMTRYRGEFVHWDVSNEMLHFDFYESRLGKNASYELFAAARELDSLATLFLNDFNVVETCSDERSTVDEYIARVKELERYDGGGMRMDGVGLEGHFTRPNVALMRANLDKLATLELPVWLTEIDISSTLDHRTQALYLEQVLREGFSHPSVNGIILWTALHPNGCYQMCLTDDKFINLPAGDVVDKKLLEWTTGEVKAKTDDRGTFSFLGFLGEYRVSIIYEGKTVNSSFSLSRDPETKHVRLRI; encoded by the exons ATGAAACATTCTTCCATCATTGGTTTCATTTTTTGTGCCATTTATTCGCTCCTCGCCGCTTTCATACTTGTTTCTTCGTCAAATG ATGGACCTTTCTACGATTCTACTGCCTATACAGAG TGTAGAGCAGAACCAGAGAAACCACTTTACAATGGAGGGATGCTGAAAGGCGAAGAAGCTTCTGGGTCAGGCAGAGACACTCTCAGAAGCGTTGGTGCTAGCTACACACCAGCTTACATATTGCACAATCTCACGCAAAACACCATCTATTGCTTCTCCA tTTGGGTGAAGATAGAGGCTGGTTCTGCGTCAACAGCTCGTGTAAGAGCAAAGTTGAGATCAGACAACGCCACCTTAAACTGCGTAGGTTCTGTATCTGCAAAACAAGGTTGCTGGTCTTTCCTCAAAGGCGGCTTCCTTCTTGACTCTCCTTCCCAACTATCCATACTCTTCTTTGAG ACAACAAACGACGATGGTAAAACCCAATTAGAAGTGGCGAGTGCATCGCTTCAGCCCTTCACGCAGGATCAATGGAAGAACAACCAAGATTACTTCATTAACACT GCGAGAAAAAGAGCAGTGACAATTCACGTGGCCGGAGAAAACGGAGAGAGCGCTGAAGGAGCAGTGGTGAACGTAGAGCAGATCGCTAAAGACTTCCCCATTGGATCAGCTATCTCCAAAACAATCCTCGGAAACATCCCTTACCAA GAGTGGTTCGTGAAGAGATTCGACGCGACTGTCTTCGAGAACGAGCTTAAATGGTACGCAACGGAGCCCCATCAAGGCAAGCTAAACTACACATTCGCGGATCAGATGATGAGTTTCGTCAGAGCTAATAGAATCATCGCTCGTGGCCACAACATCTTCTGGGAAGATCCCAAATACACTCCCGACTGGGTTCGTAATCTAACCGGGGAAGATCTCCGGTCCGCGGTTAACCAGCGTATAACGAGCCTTATGACTCGTTACAGAGGAGAGTTTGTGCACTGGGACGTGAGCAACGAGATGCTTCACTTCGACTTCTACGAAAGCCGGTTGGGGAAGAACGCTTCGTACGAGTTATTCGCGGCGGCGCGTGAGCTTGACTCGCTTGCGACTCTGTTCCTTAATGATTTCAACGTGGTGGAGACTTGCAGTGACGAGAGGTCAACGGTCGATGAGTATATCGCGAGGGTCAAGGAGCTAGAAAGGTACGACGGCGGCGGTATGAGGATGGACGGAGTTGGGCTAGAGGGTCACTTCACGAGGCCTAACGTGGCGCTGATGAGAGCCAACCTTGACAAACTCGCCACGCTTGAGCTTCCGGTATGGCTTACCGAGATTGATATCAGCTCCACTCTCGACCACCGCACTCAG GCGCTTTATTTGGAGCAAGTGTTACGTGAAGGATTTTCGCACCCATCAGTGAACGGTATAATTCTATGGACCGCACTTCACCCTAACGGCTGTTACCAAATGTGCCTTACTGACGATAAGTTTATTAACCTTCCTGCCGGAGACGTGGTGGATAAGAAGCTGCTAGAATGGACTACCGGTGAAGTTAAGGCAAAGACGGACGACCGTGGAACCTTCAGCTTCTTGGGATTTTTAGGAGAGTATCGAGTCAGCATCATATACGAGGGTAAAACGGTGAATTCATCTTTCTCGCTGTCTCGAGACCCTGAGACCAAACATGTCAGGCTCCGAATCTAA
- the LOC103835172 gene encoding CTL-like protein DDB_G0288717: MAADDGDPTKFAAISSSSSPLLSKPSTSALDSPRRSSDPESDPTQFLQISYNFGPRPFKDVAFLLLFDLFVFSTFGFGVFSVFHRNTDYGDSSSFSYDLASTSCLKVSTFTRFSNSYWSDPVFEKDLIWTLVVTLILSAPFCFLVLLLLKHYTKQIVYACLPLFVLFPIFFNVYWFVACTLSSSCSDALPLAYRVLLLVFVFLIVGVIVWIIVANWHRIELTIQIIGVASDALSKNLKLFVVLPLLILGLVVYYAPIVVFLVFARFNGEFVPREVDGDEYVCEWKEDSWVPAYYALAIITMIWSLAVMVEMQVYVISGAIAQWYFSKEDSMPKKCIRSSLRNAFGQSFGTICLSGILVGVVRVVRAIVDNAREENPQGIVNFALRCCANALLGAFDYLNKFTINFAAITGESYCTSAKMTYELLRRNLLSAVFVETVSTRILTGIVFVLSAAYAVATWAVLRGVSSLGVDSYLVAILAWLLLTVVLAFFVHVLDNVIDTIYVCYAIDRDKGDVCKQEVHEVYVHLPISRSTRSALIPNALNA; this comes from the exons ATGGCTGCTGACGACGGCGACCCCACCAAATTCGCCGcgatctcctcctcctcctcccctcTTCTCTCCAAACCCTCCACGTCAGCTCTCGATTCCCCGCGTCGAAGTAGCGATCCCGAATCCGACCCGACACAGTTCCTCCAGATCTCTTACAACTTCGGTCCTAGACCTTTCAAAGACGTCgctttcctcctcctcttcgACCTCTTCGTCTTCTCCACCTTCGGCTTCGGCGTCTTCTCCGTCTTCCATAGGAATACTGATTACGGCGACTCCTCTTCCTTCTCCTACGATCTCGCCTCCACCTCTTGCCTCAAAGTCTCCACCTTTACGAGGTTTTCGAATAGTTATTGGTCGGATCCGGTCTTTGAGAAGGATTTGATCTGGACCCTTGTTGTAACGCTAATCTTAAGCGCGCCGTTTTGTTTTCTTGTCCTGCTTTTGCTCAAACACTACACTAAGCAGATAGTTTACGCTTGTTTGCCTCTCTTTGTCCTGTTCCCGATCTTCTTCAATGTTTACTGGTTCGTCGCTTGTACTCTTAGCTCCTCTTGTAGCGACGCACTCCCTCTAGCTTACAGAGTCCTTCTCCTAGTGTTTGTTTTCTTGATCGTGGGGGTCATTGTCTGGATCATTGTAGCGAACTGGCATAGAATCGAGCTGACGATTCAGATCATCGGTGTTGCGTCGGATGCACTGTCTAAAAACTTGAAGCTTTTTGTTGTGTTGCCGTTGTTGATCCTCGGGTTGGTTGTGTACTACGCGCCGATTGTGGTGTTCTTGGTGTTTGCTAGGTTTAACGGCGAGTTTGTGCCGAGGGAGGTGGATGGTGATGAGTATGTTTGTGAGTGGAAGGAAGATTCGTGGGTTCCTGCTTACTACGCTCTTGCAATCATAACTATGATTTGGTCTCTTGCTGTAATGGTGGAGATGCAAGTGTATGTTATCAGTGGAGCTATTGCTCAGTGGTATTTCTCCAAGGAAGACTCAATGCCTAAGAAATGCATACGGAGCTCTTTGAG GAACGCGTTTGGTCAATCCTTTGGTACGATATGTCTCTCGGGGATCCTCGTAGGGGTTGTTCGTGTTGTCCGAGCCATTGTGGACAACGCGAGAGAAGAGAATCCACAAGGGATAGTGAACTTTGCTCTTCGTTGCTGTGCAAATGCCTTGCTTGGAGCTTTTGACTATCTCAACAAGTTCACCATCAACTTTGCTGCGATAACTGGCGAGTCTTATTGCACCTCTGCCAAAATGACTTACGAGCTGTTAAGACGGAACCTGCTCTCAGCTGTTTTTGTGGAAACTGTTTCCACTAGGATCCTAACCGGAATAGTTTTTGTCCTCTCAGCTGCTTATGCGGTCGCG ACATGGGCTGTACTGAGAGGAGTGAGCAGCTTGGGTGTAGATTCGTACTTGGTGGCTATCTTGGCGTGGCTATTACTGACAGTGGTCTTGGCTTTCTTTGTACATGTTCTTGATAATGTGATAGACACGATCTATGTATGTTACGCGATTGATCGAGACAAGGGAGATGTGTGTAAGCAGGAAGTTCACGAGGTGTATGTTCACTTGCCTATCAGCAGAAGCACAAGATCTGCGCTCATCCCAAATGCTCTTAATGCATAG
- the LOC103835173 gene encoding 26S proteasome non-ATPase regulatory subunit 4 homolog, with protein MVLEATMICIDNSEWMRNGDYSPSRLQAQTEAVNLLCGAKTQSNPENTVGILTMAGKGVRVLTTPTSDLGKILACMHGLEVGGEINLTAAIQIAQLALKHRQNKNQRQRIIVFAGSPIKYEKKALEVVGKRLKKNSVSLDIVNFGDDDDEEKPQKLEALLAAVNNNDGSHIVHVPSGANALSDVLLSTPVFTGDEGASGYVSAAAAAAAAGGDFDFGVDPNIDPELALALRVSMEEERARQEAAAKKAADEAGQKDKDGDTASASQETVARTTEKNAEPMDEDNALLDQAIAMSVGDVNMSEAADEDQDLALALQMSMSGEESGEATGAGNLLGDQAFISSVLSSLPGVDPNDPAVQALLASLPDESKRNEEESNSKGEDEKK; from the exons ATGGTTCTCGAG GCGACTATGATTTGCATCGACAACTCCGAGTGGATGCGAAACGGAGATTACTCTCCCTCTAGGCTACAGGCTCAAACCGAAGCTGTTAATCTTCTCTGTGGGGCCAAAACCCAG TCGAATCCGGAGAATACAGTGGGGATCTTGACAATGGCTGGGAAAGGAGTTAGAGTTTTGACAACTCCTACCTCTGATCTTGGCAAAATCTTGGCGTGTATGCATG GACTTGAGGTGGGAGGGGAGATTAACTTAACGGCTGCGATACAGATTGCTCAGCTAGCTCTTAAGCATCGTCAAAACAAGAATCAACGCCAAAGGATTATTGTTTTTGCTGGAAG CCCAATCAAGTATGAAAAGAAGGCCTTGGAGGTTGTTGGGAAAAGGCTCAAGAAGAATAGTGTCTCTCTTGACATTGTCAATTttggagatgatgatgatgaggaaaaACCTCAGAAACTTGAGGCCCTCCTTGCAGCTGTCAATAACAATGACGGAAGCCACATTGTTCATGTTCCTTCTGGGGCCAATGCTCTCTCTGATGTGCTTCTCAG CACACCTGTATTCACGGGTGATGAGGGTGCAAGTGGGTATGTTTCTGCGGCAGCTGCTGCAGCTGCAGCGGGTGGTGACTTTGACTTTGGTGTGGATCCAAATATCGACCCAGAACTTGCTCTTGCCCTTCGAGTCTCCATGGAGGAGGAGAGAGCAAGGCAAGAGGCTGCTGCTAAGAAGGCAGCCGATGAGGCAGGTCAGAAAGACAAAGACGGGGATACAGCTTCGGCCTCACAGGAGACGGTTGCTAGGACAACCGAGAAGAACGCTGAACCAATG GATGAGGACAACGCATTGCTAGACCAGGCAATTGCTATGTCCGTAGGTGATGTAAACATGTCAGAAGCGGCGGATGAGGACCAGGATTTGGCTTTAG CGCTGCAAATGTCAATGAGTGGGGAAGAGTCAGGTGAAGCTACGGGTGCTGGAAACCTCTTAGGAGATCAAGCTTTCATATCATCTGTTCTCTCATCG CTTCCAGGGGTGGATCCAAATGATCCAGCGGTTCAAGCGCTGCTAGCGTCTCTGCCAGACGAATCAAAG CGTAACGAGGAAGAGAGTAACAGCAAAGGTGAGGATGAGAAGAAGTGA